The Sphingomonas sp. NBWT7 nucleotide sequence GCGTCAGCCGCGAGCGCGTTCGCCAGATCGAGGTCCGCGCGTTCGAAAAGCTTCAAAAGGCGATGATGAAGATCGCCGGTGAAAAGAGGCTGCTGACCGCCTGATCACGACAGCCTGCGCTTGCCAGCCCCGCCCTGCCCGGCCATTCCCACCGTGCAAGGCGGGGCTTTAACATGTGGGCTGATATCAGGCGTCTCTATCATGACAGCGCGGCTTTCGCGGTGGCGCTGCCGATCCTCTTCTCGATCCCTGTCATCCTCGAATTCACTCAGCACGTCGTCGAGATCGACCTTGGCATGTTCGACGGCCATCGCATGGCGGCCGCGCTTGATAACCGGCGGCTAACACTCGGCTTCGCCAAGACCCTGGCGCTGATCCTGCCGGGCTATTGGTTTGTGCGGTACATGGCCTGGGATCGCGACGCGGCGCGTGCCAAGCGCGTCGTATGGCCGGCAGCCGGCCTGTTCGCGTTTCAGTTCGTGATACAAGCCTCGTTTCAATGGTACGCGCTGTTCGGCCCGTCGATTGCGGCGGCCATGGCACTGGATGGCTCGTCGGCGACCTATGTGTCGGCTGCGTCGATTGCGCTCGCAACGATCGGCGGCGTGTATCTGACGGCATTGTTCGTCGCGTGGCCGCTCGGCAATGCAAGCATCGGCCCCCTCCGCTCGATCGCCATCATGGCTGGCAGCTTCTGGCGCGCGATCGGCTACACGATTGCCGGCGCCGTCCCGCTGATGGCCGTCCATTACGCGCTTAACTATGGTGCGATGGGCCGGCCGCGTGCGCTCGTCTGGATCCTGCTCGGCTTGGACGCCTTGGTCGTCGGCTTCCTCGCGCTGACGACGGTCGGCGCGCATTATCTTGCCGCGCACCACGCCGCTGCGCGTAAAGGCGTAAGACTTCTACCCTCGTCCAAAATCGATTGAGCGCCTGAGATACGCGTGGCATCGACGCGCGCGGCAGGAGATCGGGCGGACGTGTCATTCGGCGACATTGAAACTGGTGGATTGCGCGACTTTCTAGTCGCCGATCGCTTCGTCGATCAATTGTGCGTGTTCATCCACGTTCCCAAGACTGCGGGTTCGTCTCTATCCGCGGAACTCGCGCGGATGCGCGCGCCGTATCACAATATCCACCGTCGATACTTCCACGGCGGTGATACCGTGACCTTCTCCTCACTCGAAGAAGAGATCGACACGATCATCGATAGCGGCGCATTGGCCGCGGCTCGATCGTGCTCAGGACATTTCACTTGGGATCAGGCGGCCCCGATTCGTGCGGCCCGCCCCGATGCACGCTTCTTCACCTTCCTGCGCGATCCGGTGCAGCGGGTGATCTCCGACTATCGCTACTCGCGCACGCCGACCCACCCGACCTATCGCGAGACGATCGCCCGCTTCCCGACGATCGAATCCTACGTCGAAGCGCGTGAGACGCAGGATAAGATGGCGCGCTTCCTACTGCCCGGGGATGTTCGCGACCGAGATGCCATCGAAGCGTTCCTCACCAGCCGCTATGCCTTCGTCGGCCTGCTGGAAATGTATCCGCTGTCGTTCAATATCCTGTCGCGACTGCTCGGCGAGAATTTGCTCCCCTCAGAGCATAGGCGCAGGACCGAGAACACCGGCGACAACGAAGTCGCCGATACGCCTGAATTGCGCGCTTTCATTCTAGATCATAACAAACGCGATCGCGACCTTTACGTAGCGGCCCATCGCCGCTTGCTGGCGATTCGAGACGAATGGCGTACGCTGCGCGCTCACGAAATGGTCGATGATCAATGACGTCAACCATTCGCGCATTGTGACCGCCGAACAGGAGGCTGCATGAGATTTGCGTCGATTGACTGGGAATCGGATTCGATCATCTTTTTTGCAGCGATGCTTTTCCTCGTCATGATCGTCGCGGTCGCGCTGGAGCGTCATTCTCCGCGCCGCCAGTCGCGGCGGCGTGTCCGCCGCGATGACCGTGACCGCGCGGGCGAGCTGATAGACTGATAGACTAGAGCAATCAGACGAACCAGCTGCCCGGTCCCGCGGCAGGTGCCAGGTCAAGCATGTCGCGGCGCATATTGGGCGGCAGTGCCGGATCGTCAGACAGCCAATCCTGCCAGCGGCTGAGGAACAGCGCCAGCTGCTCGCCCGACGGCGCAAGCTCGCCACGCGA carries:
- a CDS encoding sulfotransferase family 2 domain-containing protein, with the translated sequence MASTRAAGDRADVSFGDIETGGLRDFLVADRFVDQLCVFIHVPKTAGSSLSAELARMRAPYHNIHRRYFHGGDTVTFSSLEEEIDTIIDSGALAAARSCSGHFTWDQAAPIRAARPDARFFTFLRDPVQRVISDYRYSRTPTHPTYRETIARFPTIESYVEARETQDKMARFLLPGDVRDRDAIEAFLTSRYAFVGLLEMYPLSFNILSRLLGENLLPSEHRRRTENTGDNEVADTPELRAFILDHNKRDRDLYVAAHRRLLAIRDEWRTLRAHEMVDDQ